GCGCCTGCGCCGCCGTCGCGGACGACTGGCACGCGCGCTTCTCGGCAACGGAGCGGCGTTACCTCTTCCGGGTGCTTGTGCGCCGCGCGCCCGCGACGCTGGAAACGGGGCAGGTCTGGCGGGTGATGAACAAGCTGTCGCTCGAGGCGATGCGCGAGGGCGCGGCGCATCTCATCGGTCTGCACGACTTCACCACCTTCCGCTCGACGATGTGCCAGGCCGCCTCGCCAGTGAAAACGCTGGACGAGTGCCGGATCGAGCAGGTCGAGACCGGCGCGGGCACCGAGTTCCATTTCCACCTGCGCGCCCGAAGCTTCCTGCACAATCAGGTGCGCTCGATCGTCGGCACGCTGGAGCGGGTCGGCGCGGGCAGCTGGGCACCTTCCGACGTCAGGGACGCGCTCGGCGCTGCCGACCGCGCCGCCTGCGGGCCGGTCTGCCCGCCGGATGGGCTCTACCTGATGGGGGTCGGTTACCCGGACGACCCGTTTGCGGGCTGATCCGCGCAAGGCGCTTGATTTACGCGGGGAAACCCGGCAAGAGCCTGCACATGACGCAAGCGATCCGAATCCGACGAGCCTGAGCTCCTCCCGCCGTGCCCAATCCGGGCGCGTGCCGTCGTTTGTCCGTCAGACACTCCCTTGAAAACTTGACTTGGCCCCGGGCCCTTGGCACCAATCGGGCCTCATTGCAGAGGAAGCCCCTATGATCCCCTCCGTCCTGCCGACCTATTCGCGCGCGCCGCTTCACTTCGTGAAGGGCGAAGGCTGCTGGCTGATCGAGGAGGACGGACGACGCTTTCTCGATCTCGGCAGCGGCATCGCAGTGAACGCGCTCGGCCACGCCCACCCCGCGCTGGTGGCGGCCTTGACCGAGCAGGCGGGCAAGCTCTGGCACGTGTCGAACCTCTACGAGATCCCGCAACAGCAGGCGCTGGCCGACAAGCTCGTGGCCGCCACTTTCGCGGACACGGTGTTCTTCACCAACTCCGGCACCGAGGCCTGCGAGCTCGCCGTGAAGATGGCGCGCAAGTACTGGTACGAAAAGGGGCAGCCCGAGAAGACCGACATCATCGCCTTCACCGGCTCGTTCCATGGCCGCTCTTCGGCGGGCATCGCGGCGGCGGGCTCCGAGAAGATGGTCAAGGGGTTCGGCCCGATCCTGCCCGGCTTCAAGCATCTGCCCTTTGGCGACATGGACGCGCTGGAGGCGGCCATCGATGCGCAGACCGGCGCCATCCTCATCGAACCGATCCAGGGCGAGGGCGGTATCCGTCCGCTGCCGGATGATCAGCTGAAAGCGCTGCGCAAGCTGTGCGACGACAAGGACATCCTGCTGATCCTCGACGAGGTGCAATGCGGCATGGGCCGGACCGGGCGTCTCTTCGCGCATGAGTTCGCCGGCATCACGCCCGACATCATGATGGTCGCCAAGGGCATCGGCGGCGGCTTCCCGCTCGGCGCGGTGCTGGCCACCGAGGAGGCCGCTTCCGGCATGACCGTCGGCACCCA
The sequence above is a segment of the Alloyangia pacifica genome. Coding sequences within it:
- the truA gene encoding tRNA pseudouridine(38-40) synthase TruA, which codes for MPRYALLVEYDGGPFAGWQRQADQPSVQGAIEAALAKLESREHTIAAAGRTDAGVHARGQVAHCDMQKDWDPFRLGEALNFHLKPAPVAIRACAAVADDWHARFSATERRYLFRVLVRRAPATLETGQVWRVMNKLSLEAMREGAAHLIGLHDFTTFRSTMCQAASPVKTLDECRIEQVETGAGTEFHFHLRARSFLHNQVRSIVGTLERVGAGSWAPSDVRDALGAADRAACGPVCPPDGLYLMGVGYPDDPFAG
- a CDS encoding aspartate aminotransferase family protein encodes the protein MIPSVLPTYSRAPLHFVKGEGCWLIEEDGRRFLDLGSGIAVNALGHAHPALVAALTEQAGKLWHVSNLYEIPQQQALADKLVAATFADTVFFTNSGTEACELAVKMARKYWYEKGQPEKTDIIAFTGSFHGRSSAGIAAAGSEKMVKGFGPILPGFKHLPFGDMDALEAAIDAQTGAILIEPIQGEGGIRPLPDDQLKALRKLCDDKDILLILDEVQCGMGRTGRLFAHEFAGITPDIMMVAKGIGGGFPLGAVLATEEAASGMTVGTHGSTYGGNPLGCAVGGAVMDVLTEDGFLDEVGRKAGLLNQKLEGLVAAHPQIFEEVRGQGLMIGLKTKVAPADFVKAGYDKLVITVPAADNVVRLLPALTITEEEIAEAVDRLDATATALEVAAQVTA